Proteins from a single region of Lysinibacillus sp. JNUCC-52:
- a CDS encoding amidohydrolase, with product MKQWLTNVLLETGEYIKDNDTVGTKVELFNIEITEGVISQIIPATQAIDASQNVTDMKGKLLLPAFKEMHNHLDKTYLSLPWKAVTPSKNLKDRLAQEARELPILAHTGKQRAVAMIEKIISNGTNHIRTHVNIDPYIGLKNLEGVLAALDDYKNIVTAEIIAFPQHGLLRDNVPQLLREALRNGATMIGGLDPAGIDNTIERSLYETMDIAHEFNVDVDIHLHDGGHVGYYTIDKWLDMVEETNYQGRTAISHAFALGDVSIMEQHSIANRLAEQQVKIMSTVPYNINRVMPPIDLLSEHGVDVHFGCDGFFDSWSPYGSGDILEKVTTFADISRKLDERSIRQTLKYITNGMTPLDTNGQKVWPNVNDEASFVFFDAVSSAEVIARRPLERTVMSKGIFIR from the coding sequence GCTTTTTAACATTGAAATTACTGAAGGTGTAATTTCGCAAATTATTCCAGCAACACAAGCAATTGATGCTTCACAAAACGTTACAGATATGAAGGGCAAGCTTCTTTTACCTGCTTTTAAGGAAATGCATAATCATTTAGATAAAACATATTTATCATTACCTTGGAAAGCTGTCACACCCTCAAAAAATTTAAAAGATCGATTAGCACAAGAAGCAAGAGAGCTACCGATTTTAGCACATACAGGAAAACAGCGTGCTGTGGCAATGATTGAAAAAATTATTAGCAACGGAACGAATCATATTCGTACCCATGTAAATATAGATCCGTATATAGGGTTGAAAAATTTAGAGGGTGTATTAGCGGCATTAGATGATTATAAAAATATTGTAACAGCAGAGATCATCGCATTTCCGCAGCATGGCTTACTAAGAGATAATGTACCTCAGTTACTCCGTGAAGCATTACGCAACGGGGCAACAATGATTGGTGGGCTAGATCCTGCTGGAATTGATAATACGATCGAGCGCTCTCTCTACGAAACAATGGATATTGCCCATGAATTTAATGTCGATGTGGATATTCACTTACATGATGGCGGTCATGTCGGCTACTATACAATAGATAAATGGCTTGATATGGTGGAGGAGACAAACTACCAAGGTAGAACAGCAATAAGCCATGCCTTTGCTTTAGGTGATGTATCAATAATGGAACAACATAGTATTGCCAATCGCCTTGCCGAGCAACAAGTGAAAATCATGTCTACAGTGCCCTATAATATTAATCGTGTGATGCCACCAATTGATTTATTGTCAGAGCATGGAGTCGATGTGCATTTTGGTTGTGATGGATTTTTTGATTCATGGAGTCCATACGGTTCAGGCGATATTTTAGAAAAAGTAACGACGTTTGCAGACATTTCTCGAAAACTAGATGAGCGTTCTATTCGTCAAACATTAAAATACATTACAAATGGTATGACGCCGTTAGATACAAATGGTCAAAAGGTTTGGCCAAATGTAAATGATGAGGCAAGCTTTGTATTTTTTGACGCAGTATCAAGCGCTGAAGTTATTGCAAGAAGACCTCTAGAACGTACGGTCATGTCTAAAGGAATATTTATTCGTTAA
- a CDS encoding DMT family transporter — MKQLTTYMILFSCVFFWASNFIIGAILIHHWEPMAIAIYRLIVIVLFLGCISWRSIIHLSITRRDILLLIVAGILGVAINHYSFYASLQHTTPITAALILACAPIVTSLLNKIIYKEYRNSIFWIGAIISLVGVSLIITKGAFIGISIGKGEILSLITMLSFALFLIIVNDLSARISAAAITFYTNLIGLMVLMPFGTSIVAQKNMQVAFPYWLLLIVSAIIIHGISNLMWNRKMKEIGSTNASLLLNFEPAIAMILSAIILSQLPTSIQIYGSLLILLGIILCIYYKEIKGLVYK; from the coding sequence ATGAAACAACTAACAACATACATGATTTTATTTAGCTGTGTATTTTTTTGGGCTAGTAACTTTATTATTGGCGCTATTTTAATTCATCATTGGGAACCGATGGCGATTGCCATTTATAGGCTGATTGTAATTGTGCTATTTTTAGGGTGTATAAGTTGGCGATCTATCATCCATTTGTCCATTACACGTCGCGATATTTTATTACTCATTGTAGCTGGCATTTTAGGCGTTGCGATTAATCACTATAGTTTTTATGCAAGTCTTCAGCATACAACGCCAATAACAGCAGCACTCATCTTAGCTTGTGCACCGATTGTTACGTCTTTACTTAATAAAATAATCTATAAAGAATATCGAAACAGTATTTTTTGGATCGGTGCTATTATTTCATTAGTTGGCGTTTCGTTGATTATTACAAAAGGAGCATTTATCGGCATATCAATTGGTAAAGGTGAAATTTTAAGCTTGATTACGATGTTGAGTTTTGCACTGTTCCTAATTATTGTGAATGACCTTAGCGCCAGAATTTCAGCGGCGGCCATTACATTTTATACAAATTTAATTGGTCTAATGGTTCTAATGCCTTTCGGAACGTCAATAGTAGCCCAGAAAAATATGCAAGTGGCATTTCCATATTGGTTACTGCTAATCGTTTCAGCCATCATTATTCATGGAATAAGTAATTTAATGTGGAATAGAAAAATGAAAGAAATAGGGTCGACAAATGCATCGCTTTTGTTAAATTTTGAACCAGCAATAGCGATGATTTTAAGTGCTATTATATTAAGTCAGTTGCCAACTAGCATCCAAATTTACGGTTCTTTGTTGATTCTTTTAGGGATTATCCTTTGTATTTACTATAAAGAAATAAAGGGGTTAGTTTATAAATAG
- a CDS encoding MFS transporter, with protein sequence MDRGTKGYSIQDRQFWQIIISLGGASVFVFAAMYSVQPLLPFFTEQFHVSVSFASLAVSITTLSVIIGLIVLGFLSDRHGRILFIRLSLILTVIPFLFMPLTDSFLTIILLRFIQGFAIAGVPAAALAYISEEIDSQSMGFATSLYISCNALGGTIGRLLMGYVTEHYSWETAFSSLALLGFAIFLMVLLTLPKSKNFTVNNRTISKDLQGFALHIKNPKLLILFGLGIILQTSFSGMWSFIPYYLIEPPFSLSLKMISFVFLAYCLGIVGSPIASTLAEKIGIHRVRTYGVFLLVSGIILTLSDSLIIVIVGLCIACLGFFTAHALTSATVSRTAIHQKGSASSLYLVSYYIGVACGSTLLSPLWLHFNWLGIVITTAFLPIIYILFLNYTLHKKDTQ encoded by the coding sequence ATGGACAGAGGGACAAAAGGGTATTCGATTCAAGATCGTCAATTTTGGCAAATTATTATTAGTTTAGGAGGAGCATCGGTTTTTGTTTTTGCTGCGATGTATTCAGTACAACCATTGCTCCCCTTTTTTACAGAACAGTTTCATGTTTCAGTTTCATTTGCTAGCCTTGCAGTTTCGATTACGACGTTATCTGTTATTATCGGCTTAATTGTTTTAGGTTTTTTATCGGATCGACATGGAAGAATACTTTTCATTAGACTTTCCCTCATTCTAACTGTCATTCCTTTTCTCTTTATGCCATTAACTGATTCTTTTCTAACTATTATTTTATTACGTTTTATTCAAGGCTTTGCAATTGCTGGCGTTCCTGCTGCAGCACTTGCCTATATTAGCGAAGAGATTGATAGCCAATCAATGGGATTTGCTACTTCTCTCTATATTTCATGTAATGCGCTTGGGGGGACAATTGGACGTCTCCTAATGGGCTATGTAACTGAACACTATTCTTGGGAGACTGCGTTTAGTTCACTAGCTTTGTTAGGTTTTGCAATTTTTTTAATGGTGTTACTTACACTACCAAAATCTAAAAATTTTACGGTCAACAATCGGACGATTTCAAAAGATTTACAAGGCTTTGCGCTCCATATAAAAAATCCCAAACTGCTTATCTTGTTCGGACTAGGAATTATACTCCAAACATCCTTTAGTGGTATGTGGTCTTTTATCCCGTATTATTTAATTGAACCGCCCTTTTCACTTTCATTGAAAATGATATCGTTTGTTTTTTTAGCGTATTGCTTAGGTATCGTCGGTTCACCCATCGCTAGCACACTTGCAGAAAAAATAGGTATTCATCGCGTCCGAACATATGGGGTCTTTTTATTAGTTAGTGGCATAATTCTAACGTTAAGCGATTCACTCATTATCGTAATTGTAGGGCTTTGCATAGCATGCTTAGGATTTTTCACAGCCCATGCCTTAACATCAGCAACAGTAAGTCGCACAGCAATCCATCAAAAAGGTAGTGCGTCAAGCCTATATCTCGTTTCTTATTATATTGGTGTTGCTTGTGGAAGTACGTTACTCAGTCCATTATGGCTGCATTTTAATTGGTTGGGTATTGTCATCACAACCGCTTTCCTTCCTATAATATATATACTGTTTCTAAATTACACATTGCACAAAAAAGATACACAGTAA
- a CDS encoding TRAP transporter large permease — MLILLLSFFVLLFLRVPVAVSLALSTILVFFQIDFNMNMIPQRIFTALDSFPMMAIPGFVLAGVLMARGGISKYLIEALRAWIGHLPGGLAVVTIVACAIFAAISGSSPATAAAIGSIMIPAMISAGYKKRYSMGLVAAGGTLGILIPPSVPLIIYGITSEQSIGELFMAGVIPGLALTGILIVAAIVYAKRNGFKGDEPATWEERGRKSLKAIWGGFLPFLILGTIYSGVVTPTESAVIAVFYGLIVSLFIYREMKLKDFREVLVESINITAMIFLIIGAASLFGLYLTNAQVPQQVGAWIAESDLNKWIFMIIVNILFFIMGMFLEAVSIILITLPILLPILVHFDINLIHFAIIMTINMELGMITPPVGLNLFVVSGIAKEKLGEVVKGVIPFIILMIVFLAIVVVLPQLSLWLPEQMK; from the coding sequence ATGCTAATCCTCTTACTTAGTTTCTTTGTTTTATTATTTTTACGTGTACCAGTCGCAGTGAGCCTAGCACTTTCAACAATCTTAGTGTTCTTTCAAATCGATTTTAATATGAATATGATTCCTCAGCGTATTTTCACTGCGCTAGATTCATTCCCGATGATGGCCATTCCAGGATTCGTTCTTGCTGGTGTACTAATGGCACGTGGCGGGATTTCAAAATATTTAATTGAAGCATTACGTGCCTGGATTGGACATCTGCCTGGAGGGCTTGCAGTTGTAACGATTGTTGCCTGTGCTATTTTCGCAGCCATTTCAGGTTCTTCACCTGCAACTGCCGCTGCAATTGGATCAATTATGATTCCTGCCATGATTTCTGCAGGTTATAAAAAGCGTTACTCGATGGGACTTGTTGCAGCGGGTGGTACACTAGGAATTTTAATTCCTCCAAGTGTTCCTTTAATCATTTACGGTATTACATCTGAACAATCCATAGGGGAATTGTTCATGGCTGGTGTAATTCCTGGTCTTGCGTTAACTGGTATTTTAATCGTTGCTGCCATCGTCTATGCAAAGCGCAATGGTTTCAAAGGCGATGAACCTGCCACTTGGGAGGAGCGTGGCCGTAAATCATTAAAAGCCATTTGGGGTGGCTTCTTACCGTTCTTAATTTTAGGAACAATTTATTCTGGAGTTGTCACACCTACTGAGTCGGCAGTTATTGCTGTATTTTATGGTTTAATCGTATCTCTATTCATTTACCGTGAAATGAAGTTAAAAGATTTCCGTGAAGTATTAGTTGAATCTATTAATATTACAGCGATGATTTTCTTAATTATCGGTGCTGCTTCACTCTTCGGGTTATATTTAACGAACGCGCAAGTTCCTCAGCAAGTTGGGGCTTGGATTGCGGAAAGTGATTTAAACAAATGGATTTTCATGATTATTGTAAATATACTATTCTTTATTATGGGAATGTTCTTAGAGGCGGTTTCAATTATTTTAATTACATTACCAATTTTGCTACCAATTCTTGTGCATTTCGATATCAACCTAATTCACTTTGCAATTATTATGACAATCAATATGGAGCTAGGTATGATTACACCTCCAGTAGGTCTGAACCTTTTCGTAGTAAGTGGTATTGCGAAGGAAAAACTCGGCGAAGTTGTCAAAGGGGTTATTCCATTTATTATTTTAATGATTGTGTTCTTAGCTATCGTAGTTGTACTACCACAATTGTCGCTTTGGTTACCAGAGCAAATGAAATAA
- a CDS encoding TRAP transporter small permease, giving the protein MNVLHKVWGYLEEILAGFFFVAGIALIFYGVMMRYVFNEPQAWVEELARYAIIWGTFLGFGLALRHNQHIQVDILYDKLKPSNKRILDFIATSLSIVFCLIYTYYGFVLVENRYTSGMVSLDIGIPMWVVYLVLPISGVLFLLRFVERLVNIIRGKDEEYANPLT; this is encoded by the coding sequence ATGAATGTTTTACATAAAGTATGGGGTTATTTAGAGGAAATCCTTGCGGGATTCTTTTTCGTAGCTGGTATTGCACTAATCTTCTACGGTGTAATGATGCGTTATGTTTTTAACGAACCTCAAGCTTGGGTAGAAGAATTAGCACGTTACGCAATTATTTGGGGAACGTTCCTCGGCTTTGGTTTAGCACTACGTCACAATCAGCACATCCAAGTAGACATTTTATACGATAAATTAAAACCATCAAATAAACGCATTTTAGATTTTATCGCCACTAGTTTAAGTATCGTATTTTGTTTAATTTATACGTACTACGGTTTCGTATTAGTTGAGAACCGCTATACATCAGGTATGGTTTCACTTGATATCGGTATTCCAATGTGGGTTGTCTACTTAGTACTGCCGATTTCTGGCGTTTTATTTTTACTAAGATTCGTAGAAAGACTAGTTAATATTATACGAGGAAAGGACGAAGAATATGCTAATCCTCTTACTTAG
- a CDS encoding DctP family TRAP transporter solute-binding subunit: MKKWLLMSLMAVLVLALAACGGDKKEPASAPAAEGDGGYTKEKPLVIKFSHVTSIDSVKGKASEAFAKLVDEKTEGKVKVEVYPSSQLYGDNDELDALVSGNVHMIAPSVTKMVKIDPRWQYVDMPYLFEDEEHARKFFESDVAKTILESDQLAANDIKGLVFWENGFKHFSNNKHPLVNVEDFKGLKFRAQAGKVLEAQFKALHAGSATISFGETYAALQQGTVDGQENTFNNFDTQKYQEVQKYFSVSEHGRLDYAIFVNKPFWEKIPADLLKAVEDSLAEATTLAWELAAEENAKSYENIKNSGIEVIELTAAQKDAIKAELEPVYEEFDKAITEELINGIRDLK, translated from the coding sequence ATGAAAAAATGGCTTTTAATGTCACTAATGGCTGTGCTAGTTTTAGCTTTAGCTGCTTGTGGTGGCGATAAAAAAGAACCAGCTTCTGCTCCAGCAGCTGAAGGAGATGGTGGCTATACAAAAGAAAAACCACTTGTTATTAAATTTTCTCACGTTACATCAATCGATAGTGTGAAGGGGAAAGCATCTGAAGCTTTTGCAAAATTAGTTGATGAGAAAACAGAAGGTAAAGTAAAAGTTGAAGTATATCCATCTTCTCAATTATATGGTGATAATGACGAGCTTGATGCTTTAGTATCTGGAAACGTACATATGATTGCACCATCTGTTACAAAAATGGTGAAAATTGACCCTCGTTGGCAGTACGTAGACATGCCTTACCTTTTTGAAGATGAAGAGCATGCTCGCAAGTTCTTTGAATCAGACGTTGCAAAAACAATTCTTGAATCAGATCAATTAGCAGCAAATGATATTAAAGGTTTAGTATTCTGGGAAAACGGCTTTAAGCATTTCTCTAATAATAAACATCCACTTGTTAATGTTGAAGATTTTAAAGGTTTAAAATTCCGTGCACAGGCAGGTAAAGTACTTGAAGCACAATTTAAAGCGTTACATGCTGGCTCAGCTACAATTTCATTCGGTGAAACATATGCGGCTCTTCAACAAGGAACTGTTGATGGACAAGAAAATACATTCAACAACTTTGATACACAAAAGTATCAAGAAGTTCAAAAGTACTTCTCCGTATCTGAACATGGTCGTCTTGACTATGCAATTTTTGTAAACAAACCATTCTGGGAAAAGATCCCTGCAGATTTATTAAAGGCAGTTGAGGACTCGTTAGCTGAAGCTACAACTTTAGCATGGGAACTAGCTGCTGAAGAAAATGCGAAATCATACGAAAACATTAAGAACTCTGGTATTGAAGTAATTGAATTAACAGCTGCTCAAAAAGATGCTATTAAAGCTGAGCTTGAGCCCGTTTACGAAGAGTTTGATAAGGCTATTACGGAAGAATTAATTAACGGTATTCGTGATTTAAAATAA
- a CDS encoding DctP family TRAP transporter solute-binding subunit, protein MWRNHIHKYFVSVLILLTVLLVSCQQQDYPTDNEQLSHEEQIVIRFSHVVGENTPKGMAAIKFAELIKQRSNGHVEIQVFPNGVLYKDGEEMNALLRGDIQMIAPAISKITTLVPEWSVMDLPYAFKNADEVHTYVDSDVGQSLMKKLNDHNLYSIGVWDSGFKQFSNSIRPIQDVTDLKNLRMRIMPSDILAEQFTSVGAYPKRIDFNTVFHQLQKGNVDGQENTLTNITSKNLHSLQDYLTISNHGYLGYLLLMNNEFWQSLPKDVQTLLIDTLAEVQEWEWQLAENLTAERLQEMEACNCINIHYFTDEDVEKWESAFEPVYDYYAKSYSKKYILALPKNQPHH, encoded by the coding sequence ATGTGGCGCAATCACATTCACAAGTATTTTGTTAGCGTTCTCATTTTACTGACAGTTCTGTTAGTTTCCTGTCAGCAACAAGATTATCCTACAGATAATGAACAGTTAAGTCATGAAGAACAAATTGTCATTCGATTTTCACACGTAGTAGGTGAAAACACGCCAAAAGGAATGGCAGCAATCAAATTTGCCGAACTCATTAAACAGCGCAGTAATGGTCATGTAGAAATTCAAGTCTTTCCAAATGGTGTTCTTTATAAAGATGGAGAAGAAATGAATGCACTTTTACGTGGAGATATTCAGATGATAGCACCAGCTATTTCAAAAATTACAACGCTTGTACCTGAGTGGTCGGTTATGGACTTGCCCTATGCATTTAAAAATGCTGATGAAGTGCATACATACGTTGATAGCGATGTCGGTCAATCTTTAATGAAGAAATTAAATGACCATAATCTTTATTCAATCGGGGTTTGGGATAGTGGATTTAAGCAATTTAGCAATAGTATCCGCCCTATTCAAGATGTCACTGACTTAAAAAACTTACGCATGCGCATCATGCCGAGTGATATTTTAGCAGAGCAGTTTACAAGTGTTGGTGCCTATCCAAAGAGAATAGATTTCAATACCGTTTTCCATCAGCTACAAAAAGGAAATGTAGACGGACAGGAAAATACACTCACTAATATTACTAGTAAAAATCTACATTCTCTACAAGACTACTTAACAATTAGTAATCATGGTTATTTGGGCTATTTATTACTTATGAACAATGAGTTTTGGCAGTCCTTACCGAAAGATGTTCAAACATTGCTTATTGATACACTTGCTGAAGTACAGGAATGGGAATGGCAACTTGCAGAAAATCTTACAGCAGAGCGTCTGCAAGAAATGGAGGCTTGTAACTGCATTAATATTCATTATTTCACAGATGAGGATGTTGAGAAATGGGAATCAGCATTTGAACCAGTCTATGATTATTACGCTAAAAGTTACAGCAAGAAATATATACTTGCGCTACCAAAAAACCAACCACATCACTAA
- a CDS encoding response regulator: MSKITVFIVEDDPMVLEVNKGFLNKMSGFQLIGEAVNGRDAYDKIMIQKPNLILLDMFLPDMTGMELFLKIRAQRIPSDIIMITAARDAPTVQESLRLGAIDYLIKPFRFDRFERALLQYKNSTKNLLSTTNINQEDIDQWLGIQHEILELPKGLNKITMEQILSYLTTHHAPITSEQLAQNVGMARVTVRKYLDFLATKGTVHIELKYGTVGRPTKYYSIK; the protein is encoded by the coding sequence ATGAGCAAAATCACAGTTTTTATCGTAGAAGATGACCCAATGGTGCTTGAGGTAAATAAAGGATTTTTGAATAAAATGAGTGGCTTTCAACTCATAGGAGAGGCAGTCAATGGACGAGATGCCTATGACAAAATCATGATTCAAAAACCAAACCTTATTTTACTGGATATGTTCTTACCAGATATGACAGGCATGGAATTGTTTTTAAAAATTCGAGCACAACGTATTCCATCCGATATTATTATGATAACAGCAGCTCGAGATGCACCTACAGTACAAGAATCCCTTCGACTAGGTGCAATTGATTACCTAATAAAGCCATTTCGTTTTGATCGCTTTGAAAGGGCTTTGCTACAATATAAAAACTCTACAAAAAACTTACTCAGTACGACTAATATTAACCAAGAGGATATCGATCAGTGGTTAGGTATTCAGCATGAAATTTTAGAACTGCCAAAAGGCTTGAATAAGATTACAATGGAGCAAATTTTAAGTTACTTAACGACACATCATGCACCGATTACTTCTGAACAGCTTGCACAAAATGTCGGCATGGCAAGAGTAACTGTACGAAAATATTTAGACTTCTTAGCTACAAAAGGTACTGTGCATATTGAATTAAAATACGGAACCGTAGGACGACCAACTAAATACTATTCTATTAAATAA
- a CDS encoding sensor histidine kinase, producing the protein MNKRAANLAFLFIIMKNISLRLKMFIFSFIIVIFSITTSGAIMIHNLAGALEKEFGARAIAIARTVSQLTEVQKNVGTKEGFEIIQPIAERIRLTTDVDYIVIIDMKRIRYSHPSESKLGTVFEGGDEIEAFSQHEYISKARGVLGYSIRAFVPIMNEEGTKQVGVITVGLLAPKWYDLLDEYQFDILVSLLGGLAIGLGGSVWVANHLKRQTFNLEPYEIARLVEERSGIIQAMDIGILATDESGNVTFINRLARQYTHYFGHKVSRKTLFKDTWLAEDTIQQHEVYRPLLMYEQMYLVRTFPIRIMEQNAGYLIMLTDRKEANMLAEELTGIKMLVDSLRAQQHEYMNRLHSIAGLIQLERNDDALSLIIDEITDEEELIQSLHDKFQDYSIQGLLLGKYSRAKELGVELTIDEESNLADFMSGLSSGDIITIIGNLLDNAMEACFECEHKDVHLTINGDKHYLIIEVQDSGKGIAGIPQRIFDYGFSTKQKEGHGIGLALVKQIVESNNGTIHVESTVHIGTTITINIGVTEEP; encoded by the coding sequence ATGAATAAAAGGGCTGCTAATTTGGCATTCCTTTTCATTATTATGAAAAACATATCATTACGACTCAAAATGTTTATTTTTTCTTTTATTATCGTTATTTTCTCTATTACTACGAGTGGTGCAATTATGATTCATAATTTAGCTGGTGCTTTAGAGAAGGAGTTTGGAGCCCGTGCAATAGCTATAGCACGGACGGTTTCACAGCTTACAGAAGTGCAAAAAAACGTAGGTACTAAAGAGGGCTTTGAAATTATTCAGCCGATTGCTGAACGCATTCGATTAACGACAGATGTGGATTATATCGTCATTATCGATATGAAACGCATTCGTTACTCCCATCCCTCTGAAAGTAAGCTAGGTACTGTTTTTGAAGGTGGCGATGAAATAGAAGCATTTTCACAGCATGAATACATATCAAAGGCACGTGGTGTATTGGGTTATTCTATACGCGCATTCGTACCAATTATGAACGAGGAAGGCACGAAGCAAGTTGGAGTTATTACCGTTGGGCTACTTGCACCAAAATGGTATGACCTTTTAGATGAATATCAATTTGATATATTAGTATCACTTTTAGGTGGGCTTGCCATAGGGTTAGGCGGATCTGTTTGGGTTGCTAACCATTTAAAACGTCAAACCTTTAACTTAGAACCTTACGAAATCGCTCGTTTAGTAGAAGAACGTTCAGGTATTATTCAAGCGATGGATATAGGAATTTTAGCTACAGATGAAAGTGGAAATGTAACCTTCATTAACCGATTAGCACGGCAGTATACACATTACTTTGGACACAAAGTATCCAGAAAAACTTTATTTAAAGATACGTGGCTTGCTGAAGACACCATACAACAACATGAGGTTTATCGACCACTTTTAATGTACGAGCAAATGTATTTAGTTCGGACATTCCCTATCCGTATTATGGAACAAAATGCCGGCTATCTTATCATGTTAACTGATCGAAAAGAGGCAAATATGCTTGCTGAAGAATTAACAGGAATTAAAATGCTCGTGGATTCCTTGCGGGCACAGCAACATGAATACATGAACCGTCTCCATAGTATTGCTGGACTTATCCAGTTGGAGCGAAATGACGATGCTTTAAGCCTCATTATTGATGAAATCACAGATGAAGAAGAACTAATTCAAAGCTTGCATGATAAATTTCAGGATTATTCTATTCAAGGCTTATTACTTGGCAAATACTCACGCGCTAAGGAACTAGGTGTAGAACTGACAATCGATGAAGAATCTAATCTCGCTGATTTTATGAGTGGCTTATCGAGTGGCGATATTATTACTATCATTGGCAACTTATTGGACAATGCAATGGAAGCTTGCTTTGAATGTGAACATAAGGATGTTCATTTAACAATTAACGGTGATAAGCATTATTTAATTATAGAAGTACAGGACAGTGGTAAAGGTATTGCAGGTATACCCCAACGAATTTTTGATTATGGATTTAGTACGAAACAAAAAGAAGGACATGGCATTGGACTTGCACTTGTCAAACAAATCGTCGAATCCAATAATGGCACAATTCATGTAGAATCTACTGTTCACATCGGCACAACAATTACAATTAATATAGGGGTGACAGAGGAACCATGA
- a CDS encoding L-lactate MFS transporter, translating to MNKNRWLIALSAIAIHLSIGGAYAYSVYKLPIVTEMGWSETKVTIAFTIMMGLAGFSAALFGSLVEKMGPRKSAMVAAVLFGAGQAGAGVAISMDSVTLYWLTYGLLSGLGMGIGYIAPVSTLVKWFPDRRGLATGMAVLGFGSGALITAPVAANLMEAVGISTTYFILGACYFTLMILGASYIAPPKPGYMPANMKAAAEKGKEVVKTDLAVMSAREAVKTKHFWMLWSMHLVNVTAGIMMISVASPMAQEIVGLSVAGAAAMVGVMGLFNGGGRLIWAAVSDYIGRPNVFVIFFTAQLITFIVLPHTTNVIIFQALIFLVVSCYGGGFSNLPAFASDLFGTKQLGVIHGYLLTTWSLGGVFGPLLVSGIRNAYDSYIPVFYIFAGLIAISFIIAITLRADVRKQTALKAASQKVGDVSATR from the coding sequence ATGAATAAAAATAGATGGTTAATTGCATTATCTGCGATCGCTATTCACCTTTCAATTGGTGGAGCTTATGCATACAGTGTATACAAGCTGCCGATTGTCACAGAAATGGGATGGAGTGAAACGAAGGTTACGATTGCCTTTACAATTATGATGGGGCTTGCAGGTTTTTCGGCAGCACTATTTGGTAGTTTAGTAGAAAAAATGGGTCCGCGTAAATCTGCTATGGTAGCTGCTGTGCTGTTTGGAGCAGGACAAGCAGGAGCAGGTGTTGCGATTTCAATGGATTCAGTAACATTGTACTGGCTAACTTACGGCTTACTAAGTGGACTTGGTATGGGGATTGGATATATCGCACCTGTATCAACATTAGTTAAATGGTTCCCAGATCGTCGTGGTTTAGCAACTGGTATGGCTGTACTAGGGTTTGGTTCGGGTGCACTTATTACTGCACCAGTAGCAGCGAACTTAATGGAAGCAGTCGGAATTTCTACAACTTACTTTATTTTAGGGGCATGTTACTTCACGTTAATGATTTTAGGGGCTTCATATATAGCACCGCCAAAACCAGGTTATATGCCTGCGAATATGAAAGCGGCTGCAGAAAAAGGCAAAGAAGTAGTGAAAACAGACTTGGCTGTTATGTCAGCTCGTGAAGCTGTGAAAACAAAGCATTTCTGGATGTTATGGTCTATGCACTTAGTAAATGTTACAGCGGGTATTATGATGATTTCTGTAGCATCTCCGATGGCACAGGAAATTGTAGGGTTATCAGTTGCGGGTGCCGCAGCAATGGTAGGAGTAATGGGGTTATTCAATGGTGGTGGCCGATTAATTTGGGCTGCTGTGTCTGATTATATTGGTCGTCCAAACGTTTTTGTTATTTTCTTTACAGCACAACTTATTACATTTATCGTATTACCACATACGACAAACGTTATTATTTTCCAAGCACTTATTTTCTTAGTAGTTAGTTGTTATGGTGGTGGTTTCTCAAACCTACCTGCATTCGCAAGTGATTTATTTGGTACGAAACAACTTGGGGTCATCCATGGTTATTTACTGACAACTTGGTCATTAGGTGGTGTATTTGGTCCACTTCTAGTGAGTGGTATTAGAAATGCTTATGACAGTTACATTCCTGTCTTTTATATTTTTGCAGGGTTAATTGCCATTTCATTCATTATTGCAATAACATTACGTGCTGATGTACGTAAACAAACAGCGTTAAAAGCAGCATCACAAAAAGTTGGAGACGTCTCCGCTACACGATAA